A section of the Humulus lupulus chromosome 2, drHumLupu1.1, whole genome shotgun sequence genome encodes:
- the LOC133815318 gene encoding protein LIFEGUARD 2-like yields MGQNNDIESGWNSSKGLHRHNDEALYPMMMESPQLRWAFIRKVYVIISVQLLLTVAVAATVVFYRPIPHFFVKTTIGLVAYILTIIFTLLLMILLFYFHKRHPLNFFLLALFTIAIAFSVGISCAYTKGTIILEAAILCCVVVISLTLYTLWAVKRGWDFTFLGPFLFASLFLLFFFSLIQILFPMGKMSMMIYSGVASMIFCGYIVYDTESMIKRHSYDDYIWAAVSLYLDIINLFLALLSILKLTD; encoded by the exons ATGGGACAAAACAACGACATTGAATCCGGGTGGAATAGTAGTAAAGGATTACATAGGCATAATGATGAAGCATTATACCCTatgatgatggaaagccctcagctTCGATGGGCATTCATTCGCAAGGTTTACGTCATTATCTCCGTCCAACTTCTCCTCACCGTCGCCGTGGCGGCCACCGTCGTCTTCTACCGCCCCATTCCCCATTTCTTCGTCAAAACCACCATTGGTCTCGTTGCTTACATCCTTACAATCATCTTTACTTTACTAC TGATGATCCTATTGTTTTATTTTCACAAGCGTCATCCTTTGAACTTTTTTCTTCTTGCCCTCTTTACGATTGCGATAGCATTTTCTGTGGGGATCAGTTGTGCATACACCAAAG GAACAATTATTTTGGAGGCTGCTATTCTATGCTGTGTGGTGGTGATTAGCCTAACTTTATATACATTGTGGGCAGTTAAGAGAGGATGGGATTTCACCTTCCTTGGTCCCTTTCTATTCGCTTCTCTCTTCCTTCTATTCTTCTTTTCCCTCATTCAG ATATTATTTCCAATGGGAAAGATGTCAATGATGATATATTCAGGAGTAGCGTCGATGATATTCTGTGGTTATATAGTATACGACACTGAAAGCATGATCAAGCGTCACTCCTACGACGACTACATTTGGGCTGCCGTCTCACTGTATCTTGACATTATTAACCTCTTTCTTGCTCTTCTCAGTATTCTCAAATTGACTGATTGA